Proteins encoded by one window of Sphingosinicella sp. BN140058:
- a CDS encoding HAD hydrolase-like protein, whose translation MYRLAIFDFDGTLADSAEWFLSSLNDVADRFGFRRVSDEEIAMLRHRSNREIVDYLGIKTWKLPLIARHMRAMVARDAERIRLFDGAAALLARLREGGVATALVTSNAEANARRILGSAATLIDHYACGSAFFGKAAKFRAVLRKAGIPAQAAIAIGDETRDIDAAREAGIAAGAVSWGYASAEALARFAPDHRFAGFDEIERLLLTPAG comes from the coding sequence ATGTATCGCCTCGCCATCTTCGACTTCGACGGAACCCTCGCCGACAGCGCCGAGTGGTTCCTGTCGAGCCTCAACGACGTCGCCGATCGCTTCGGCTTCCGCCGCGTTTCCGATGAGGAGATCGCGATGCTGCGTCACCGCAGCAATCGCGAGATCGTCGACTATCTCGGCATCAAGACCTGGAAGCTGCCGCTGATCGCGCGGCACATGCGGGCGATGGTCGCGCGTGATGCCGAGCGCATACGATTGTTCGATGGCGCCGCCGCTTTGCTGGCGCGGCTGCGGGAGGGCGGCGTCGCCACCGCGCTCGTGACCTCCAACGCCGAAGCCAATGCCCGCCGGATCCTCGGCTCCGCGGCGACGCTGATCGATCATTATGCGTGCGGATCCGCCTTCTTCGGCAAGGCTGCCAAATTTCGCGCCGTGCTGAGGAAAGCAGGCATTCCGGCGCAGGCGGCGATCGCGATCGGCGACGAAACCCGCGACATCGACGCGGCGCGAGAGGCCGGCATAGCCGCGGGTGCCGTTTCATGGGGCTATGCTTCGGCTGAGGCGCTGGCCCGCTTCGCTCCGGACCATCGTTTCGCCGGCTTCGACGAGATCGAACGGCTGCTGCTTACGCCAGCCGGCTGA